In Centropristis striata isolate RG_2023a ecotype Rhode Island chromosome 5, C.striata_1.0, whole genome shotgun sequence, a single genomic region encodes these proteins:
- the olfml3a gene encoding olfactomedin-like protein 3B, which yields MKPVFVLLVSTAWTFTGAQYYYQGLMDYLENRLLAIEDRMQLWHDQTHRYHTEFLDFKKLTAEAADGLKNEHSMMFKDLEGAAVRVDRVEREMDYVETWTSPRACANKADKVVEQGAWRLEESRGEEEEEEDWEELHSRVSDCVEIISGIRSVKILKRVGSPKGMWTRDPRSSKVYVFNGTSGDSLYHFNSVRDFSRFPSVNDSQQIRLPSEWSGPGSAVYNGYLYYIQQETDTDMQVVKFDLLSGTMTDAAMFPVESRATVYNLNPETVADLAADDEGLWLLYAASDNEPNINLAKMDPATLDIEQIWDTRCPRENAEAAFVVCGTVYVVYNTHTPSRSRIQCLFDVNDMVISEEAPLIYFPRRYGAHASLKYNPEEKQLYGWDDGYQIIYRLSMKRKLLV from the exons GACCGCATGCAGTTGTGGCATGATCAAACGCACCGCTACCACACAGAGTTTCTGGATTTCAAAAAGCTAACTGCTGAGGCCGCGGATGGGCTGAAGAATGagcacagcatgatgttcaaaGACCTGGAAGGAGCTGCAGTACGAGTTGACCGGGTGGAGCGAGAGATGGATTACGTGGAGACCTGGACTTCCCCTCGGGCCTGTGCGAATAAAGCAGACAAGGTGGTGGAGCAGGGGGCCTGGAGGCTGGAGGAGAGCAgaggggaagaagaggaggaagaagactGGGAGGAGCTGCACTCCAGAGTCTCTG ACTGTGTGGAAATCATCTCTGGCATCAGATCAGTGAAGATCCTGAAGAGAGTGGGCAGTCCCAAGGGCATGTGGACCAGAGACCCGAGGTCGTCCAAGGTTTACGTCTTCAACGGGACATCAGGAGACAGTCTCTACCATTTCAACTCAGTACGAGACTTTTCCCGCTTTCCTAGTGTGAACGACAGCCAACAGATCAGGCTTCCGTCTGAATGGAGCGGGCCCGGGAGCGCTGTCTATAATGGCTATTTGTACTACATACAGCAGGAAACTGATACGGACATGCAGGTAGTCAAATTTGACCTGCTGAGTGGTACGATGACAGACGCCGCTATGTTCCCTGTGGAGAGCCGCGCTACTGTTTACAACCTCAACCCAGAAACTGTTGCGGACCTCGCAGCAGATGATGAAGGCCTCTGGCTCTTGTACGCCGCCAGCGACAATGAGCCCAACATTAACCTTGCAAAGATGGACCCCGCCACACTCGATATAGAACAAATCTGGGACACCCGGTGCCCACGAGAGAACGCAGAGGCGGCTTTTGTAGTCTGTGGGACCGTCTATGTCGTTTATAACACCCACACGCCCAGCCGATCCCGAATTCAGTGCCTGTTTGACGTCAATGACATGGTGATCAGCGAGGAGGCTCCCCTGATCTACTTTCCCAGGAGGTACGGAGCCCACGCAAGTCTGAAATACAACCCAGAGGAGAAACAGCTCTACGGCTGGGACGATGGCTACCAAATCATTTACAGACTGAGCATGAAGCGGAAACTCCTGGTGTGA